The genomic segment AGGTGCTCTCCGCGCTGGACGAGGTCGCCCGCGGCCTCGGCACCCCCGGCGGCGGCGACCGGCCCGAGGGCGGCGGCACCCAGTGGCCCTCGCGCGCCCTGCAGAAGTCCCGCGAGGCGGACCTCTCCGAGGTGTACCTCGCGACCTGCGTGTACGCGGTCTACGACCCGGTCACCCGGCGCTGCACCTTCGCCAACGCGGGCCACCTGCCGCCCGCCGTCGTCGAGCCCGGCCAGGCGGCCCGGCTCCTCGACGTACCGCCGGGGATGCCGCTCGGCGTCGGCGGCGAACCCTTCGAGGAGGTCGTGGTCGAGCTCCCCGAGGGCTCCCTGCTCACCCTCTACACCGACGGCCTCGTGGAGTCGCGCGACCACCCGCTCGACGAGGGCCTCGAAGTGCTCCGTACCGCCCTCACCGGGCCGCGGATGCGGCTGGAGGACGCCTGCGACCACGTACTGGCCGCCCTGGACACCCGGCACGGCGAGGACGACATCGCGCTGCTGATGGCCCGCATCCAGGGGCTGCCCGAGGAAGCCGTCGGCGACTGGACGCTGCCCCGGGAGCCGCGCTCGGTCGGCCGGGCCCGCGAACTCGCCCGCCGGCGGCTGGCCGAGTGGAACCTCGACGACCTGGTGGACACCACCGAACTCCTGGTCAGTGAACTCGTCACCAACGCGTTGCGCTACGGCGAGGGCGAGATCCGGCTCCGGCTGCTGCGCGACCGCACCCTGGTGTGCGAGGTGTGGGACGCGGGGCTGATCCAGCCGCGCCGCCGCCGCGCCCGCGACACCGACGAGGGCGGCCGGGGGCTGCAACTCGTCGGGCTGCTCAGCGCGGCCTGGGGCTCGCGGCGCACCCCGCGCGGCAAGACCGTCTGGTTCGAACTCGCCCTGCCCGACGGGCAGCCGGCCGCCGAGCTCACGGTCGAACAACTGCTCAGCATGTACTGAGCACGCACTGACACGATCCACGCGAGGGACGAATGGGGCGGGGCGGACACGACCGCTCCGCCCCTTTCCTCGCTCAGGACGGGGACTTCAGCGCGGCGAGCCGGGCCTCCACCTCCGCGCTGTCGCCCATGGTGTCCAGCTGCTCGAACTGCGCGTCGAGCGAGGAGGCGGCCAGCTCCTGCTTGCCCACCGCCCGCGCCTCCTCGCGCCGCACCTTCTCCTCGAAGCGGTTCAGCTCGCTCGTCGGGTCGAGCACGTCGATCGACTTCACCGCGTCCATCATCCGGTTCTGGGCCTGGGCGGATTTGGCGCGGGCCACCAGCTCGTCCCGCTTCGCCTTCAACTCGCCCAGCTTGGCCTTCATCCGGTCGAGCCCCGACTTGAGCTTGTCGACCACCTCGGTCTGCGAGGCGATCGTCGGCTCGGCCGTCCGCGCCTCCTTCTCCGACTGGAGCTGGCGGCCCAGCGCGACCTTGGCGAGGTTGTCGAACTTGTCCGCCTCCGCCGCCGAGCCCGCGGTCCGCAGCTCGTCCGCCTTGCGGCTGGCCGCGAGCGCCTTGCCGCCCCACTCCTTCGCCGCCGCCACGTCCTCCGCGTGGTCCTGCTCCATCAGCCGCAGGTTGCCGATGGTGGCGGCGACCGCCTGCTCGGCCTCCGCGATGTTGTTGGTGTAGTCGCGGATCAGCTGGTCCAGCATCTTCTGCGGGTCCTCGGCCTGATCGATGAGCGCGTTGATGTTGGCCTTCGCGAGCTGGGTGACACGGCCGAGAATCGTCTGCTTCGACACGGGGGCTCCTCTCCTGGAGTCGGGACGGTTCGCCTGGGACGACATGCGGGCTGTGCGGGGACGGGGCGTACGGGGACGGGGCGTACGGGGAGGGGGCCACAGGGAGTGGGCGTACGGGACCGGGCGCCGGACGCCCCGGGCACCCGGTCAGAAGCGGCCACCGCCGCCTCTGCGGCCCCGCGTCCCCCCGCCGCCGAAGCTGCCGGGCCCCGCACCGCCGAAGCCGCCCCCGCCGAAACCACCGCCCCCGCCGAAGCCCCCGCCGAATCCGCGGCCGCCGCCCCGCCCGCCGCCACCGAGGAGTCCGCCGAGGAGGATGCCGCCGAGCACGGCCCCGCCCATCCCGCCGCCCCCGCCCCGCATCCCGCCCGGACCGGAGCGGCTGTCGAAGGCACGTACGTCCTGCTCGGCGAGAGCCTGGGCCTGCCCGGCCAGCGCGTCGGCCCGCTGCGCCTCGGCGAGCGCGCGCTGCGGATCACCGCCCGCGGCGAGCTGCCCGGCCTGCTCCGCGTGGCGCTGGGCCTCCGCCAGCCGGGTGCGGGCCTGGCTGCCGACCGCGCCCCGGTGCGTGGTGATGTAGTCGGCGGCGGCCGAGATCGCCGAGCGGGCGGAGAGCATCGCCTGGTCCAGCAACGGGCGGGCCCGGGTGTTGCCCTGGTCCCGCTCGCGCGCCCCGGCCAGCGACTCGTCCAGCGCCGCGTCCGCCTCCTCCAGTCGGCGCAGCGCGTCGATGGGGTCGTGACGTCCGCCCGCCACCTCGCCCCGTACGTCCGCCAGCACCGCCTCCGCCCGGCCGATCCGCCCCTGGAGGTCGGCCGTGGAGACGCCCTGCGCGGTGCCCCGCAGCAGCCCGTGGGCGTCCGCGAGGTCCGTCTCCATCTCGGTGAGCGCGGCGGGGACGCGGGACGCGGCTTCGGCGAGCTCGGCGGCCCGCCGCTCCACGGCGTCCACCAGGGTGGCGGCCTGGCGCACCGCGCTCTCCGCCGCCCGTACGAACACGGCGGCCCGGGAGTTGTCGCCGCCGTCCACCGCCTGGCGGGCCTGGTTGAGGGAGGAGGTGGCGAACACCAGGCGCTCCTTGGCCTGTTCGACGTCGTCCGCGACGGGGGCGGCGGCCGAGGGCGCGTAGTCGGTGCGCATCGCGTCCAGCGTCGAACCCGCCGTCGCCGCCCGGCCGGTGAGGTCCCGGAAGGTCGCCTCCACCTCCGACAGCGCCTGCGGGGCGTTCTGCTCCAGGTCCCGCAGCCGGTCGAAGTCGGCGGCAACCGCGTCGAGTTGCTCGTCGGCGGCGGTGCAGCGGCTGATGATCTCCTCCAGCATCCGGCGCTGGGTCGGCTCGTCCTCCACGATCGCGTCGTCGAGCTGCTGACGCAGTCGGAAGGACGCGGTCAGCTCACTCTTGGCACGTGTCACCGCCGCCGCGAACGGTGCCGCCGCCTCCTCGCCGAACTGGGCCGAGGCGAAGCCCAGTTCCTCCTCGCTGGTGCGTACCGCGTCGTCCGTGTCCACCAGCAGCTCCTTGGCGCGGGCGTCCAACTCGGGCAACGGGGCCGGCGGTTCGCCGGCCGCCGCCGCACCGGGCGCCGCGGTGCCCCAGCCGGTGGAGGCCGGAGTCGTACGGGTCTTCGCCCGCCGCCTGCGCCGGGCGAAGGCGTACGCCGCGACCGCGACGACCGCGACCAGCAGGACCACCGGGAGCAGGAAATCACCGGCGTCGGTGCCGCCCGAACCGCTCGACCCGGGATCGGCCGGGCCGGGGGAGAGGGAGGGCGAGGGCACCGGCTGCCCCGCGAGCACCGCCGCGTAACCGTTCGCCGCGCCGATCGCCGCTCCCGCCCAGTCGTTCACCCGCAGCGCCGGCACGACGGCGGTGCTCGCCACGTCCCTCAGCTCCGCGTCGGTGAGCCGGGACGCCTCGTCCACGGAGTACGCGTACTGCCGGTCGTGGGTGGCGACGGCCAGCAGCACGTCGTCCTGGCCCAGACCGTTGCGGGTGGCGGTCTCGTCGGCCCAGCTCTGCGAGGAGCGGCCGGAGAAGTCGCGTACGTACACGACGAAGAGCTGCACCCGCCGCTCGTCGAAGAGGGAGTCGAGCGCCGCCTCCACCTCCCCGGTACGGTCCCCGAGCGCCCCGGTCCGGTCGGTGATCTGCCCGTCCCGGGAGAGCGTGACGGGGTTGTCCGCCCACGCCGGAGCCGCGGTCCCGGCGGCCAGCCAGTAGGCCGCGAACAGCACGCCGAGCAGGGCCCGGCAGGGTCGGGAGCTGCGGATACGGGTCGCGGGAGGCGTCACATCTGGGAGGCTATGGCCACCTTTGGCGCCCCGCGACCCGAGCATCCGGCGGGGGCGTCGGGCCGGAGGGAAGTGGTCCGACCGCGGGACGGGGGCGCGTACGTGGGGTCGTGACGTACGTGACGTACTTGACGAGTGGCGTCATCCTGGTGAGAAGCCGGAGGAGGGCGACATGTCCGCAGTGCACTACGAGAGCTACACGGAAGCGCGCACGCACTTCAAGGATCTCCTCGATGCGGCAGGCGAGGGTCGAGTGGCGACAGTGCGCCGGGATTCCGGCCGCGCTGCGGTGGTCGATGCCGAGCGACTCCGTCACGATCTGTCATTGGTCCGCTCAGTGAAGGCGCAGGCCGTCGCGGAGGCCGGAGGTTGGTCGATCTTCATTCCGGGGCTCCCCGTAGCGGCGGACGGAGCGACCTTCGACGAGGCCATCAGCGAAATGGTCGACGCTCTGCGTGAATACGCCGAGGACTGGCAGGATCGACTGAGCACTGCACCCAATCACCGTGACAACTGGGGTTTGGTGCAGCTGATCGGTCTGAGTGACGACGAGCAGCTTGCCGCCTGGCTCGTCGGAACGGACCGGTGAACCGGCCGCAGCCGGACCGTGAGCGCCATGAGAAATTCTGTGTGGTCGAGAAGTGGGAGCGGGTTCGCGATGCGCGCGGGCGTACGGGTACGCATCACCTCACCTACGAACTGACGCTGCACGACGCGCGGGTCGTGCGCACGAGGGTCTCCCATCCGGTGGACCGCACGGTCTATGGCGCGGGTATGTGGGGGCACATCCTGCGTGATCAACTTGACGTCTCCGAGGATGAATTCTGGGACTGTGTGCTTGACGGCCGACTTCCGGACCGGGGAGTCCCGGCAACGCCGAAGGAAGCTCTGCCTGCCGAGCTGGTGTACTTGCTGATCCACCGAGCTGGTCTGGCGGAGGAGACGGTGGCCGGGCTCACCAAAGAAGAGGCGGTGGACCGGCTCCATCAGTACTGGGCCGAGGGGCCCTGAGCGCGGGCGGGCAGGGCAACCTGCTGGGCCTGGTAGGGGGAATCGCGGCAGGCGCGCGCCTGCCCGTACCGCACCGCCCGTCGCAGGCTCGGGCCATCCCGGTGGCGCGGGGCGGACATGCCGACGGCGCGGCCGGAGTGTGGGCTTCGGCCGCGCCGGGGCGTGGGTCGGTGGAGGCCGGCGGCAGGTCAGGACCGCCGTCCGCACCGGGTGGGGAGCCGGTCAGGAACTCCCCCGTTCAGGGACCGCGGCGGACACCGGGTCGCCGCGGCGGTGATCAGCCCGCGAGGCGCGGGAGTTCGCGGGTGCGGCCGAGCGAGCCCAGCCACTTCGCGGAGTCGCGGGCGGTGCGCTCGAAGGTCTCCAGGTTCACCGCGATCAGGCCGAAGGTCGGCTTGAACGAGCCCCACTCGTAGTTGTCGAGCGCGCTCCACGCCAGGTAGCCCTGGATGTTGAGCCCGTCCTCCAGACCGGCGGCGACCTCGTTCAGCGCACCGGCGTAGTAGTCGGCGCGGCGGGTGTCGTCGTCGGTCGCGATGCCGTTCTCGGTCACGATCAGCGCGACCTCGGGGCCGACCAGCTCGGCGGTGTGCCGCAGCGCGTGGCCGACCGCGCTCGGGTAGTACTCCCACTGCGTGAGGGTGCGCTCGACGTCGGCGGGCGCCGGGATCGGGCCGTCGGCGCCGATCTTCGTACGGGTGTAGGACTGCACGCCGATCCAGTCGTCGCCGCGGGCCGCCTCGATGAAGACGTCCTCGCGCGGCTGGCGGTAGGCGGCGGTGACCTCCTCGGCGCCGGGCTGGGCCTGGTAGACCTGGTTGGCGACGGACCAGCCGACCTTGATCGACGGGTCGATCGCGCGGACCTCCTTCACGGCCGCGTGGTGCGCGGCGATGACGGCGACGGTGGTGTCCTCGTCGGGGAAGGGCAGACCGGCCGGCGGGAAGCCGATCTCGCCGCGCTTGGCGAGGCCCGCCATCACGGCGATCATGTTCGGCTCGTTGATGGTGCAGACGTGGCTGACGTCCGAGGCGATGACCGGGGCGCAGGCGGAGACGTACCGGGCGAACAGCTCGACGGCACCCTCGGCCGTCCAGCCGCCGCGCGCCTCGAACCACTGCGGCACGGTGAAGTGGTGCAGGGTGATCATCGGGCGCAGGCCGCGGGCGACGGCGCCTTCCACCATGCGGCGGTAGTGCGCCAGTTCGGCGCGGGAGAAGTGGCCCTCGGCCGGCTCGATGCGCGCCCACTCGATGGAGAACCGGTAGTCGGTGAAGCCGAGGGAGGCCAGCAGGTCCATGTCCTCGTCCCAGCGGTGGTAGCTGTCACACGCGTCGAGGCTGGGCTCCTGGATGTTGGTGCCGGCGGAGTGCTCCTTGACCCACCAGTCGCTGTTGGTGTTGTTGCCCTCGATCTGGTGGGCGGCGGTGGAGGCGCCCCACAGGAAGCCTTCGGGGAACTGGACCGGGGTGTGCGTCATCGCGGAGTGTCTTTCTGGTGCGTGAGGGGGCGGGCTCGCGGCTCTCCGTGCGCGGCCCGTGCGGGGTGGTGCGGGTGGTGCAGGTGTCAGGGGGGTCCGCGCCGGGCGGGGCGCGGACCGGGTCGGCCGGACGTGCGGGCCGGCCCTACTTCATGCCGGCGGTGGCGATGCCCTGGGTGAAGTGGCGCTGCAGGGCGATGAAGAGGATCAGCACCGGCAGGACGACGAGGAAGGCACCGGCCATCAGTACGCCGTTCGATCCGCCGGCCTTGTTCGGGTCGGTGGCGAAGGTCGCGAGCGCGACCGGCAGCGTGTACTTGTCCGGGTCGTTGGTCGCGATCAGCGGCCAGACGAAGTTGTTCCAGGACCCGAGGAAGGTGAAGATCGACAGGGTCGCGAGGGCGGGCTTCACCAGCGGCATCACGATGCGCCAGAAGATGTACCACTCGCCGGCGCCGTCCATCCGGGCCGCTTCCAGCAGCTCGTCCGGGATCGACTGCATGAACTGCCGCATCAGGAAGACCCCGAAGGCGCCCGCCGCGAACGGCAGCACCAGACCGGCGTACGAGTCGATCAGGCCGAGCTTGCTCATCAGGACGAAGAGCGGCAGCAGCATCAGGTTGCCGGGCACCATCAGCGCGCCCAGCACCAGGCCGAAGATCTTGTTCTGGCCGGCGAACTTCAGCTTGGCCAGCGCGTAGCCGAGCATCGAGCAGAACACCAGATTGCAGACGGTGACCAGCACCGCCACGATCACGGAGTTCATGAAGTACAGCGGCAGGTCCAGCTTGTCGAGCAGCTCGCGGAAGTTGTCCAGCGTCCAGGTGGACGGGATCCAGACCGGCGGGCTGGCCGAGAGGTCGGACGTGGTCTTGAAGGACGAGAGCGCCATCCAGAGGAACGGCGCGGACATGACCAGCAGTCCGACCGAGAGCAGCACGTAGACGAGGACGCGGCCGGGACGGAAGCCCGAGCGCGGCTTCCCCGCCTGCGGCGCGGAGCCCTTGGACGCGGAGCCCGTGGACGGGCGCTGCTCCTTCGGCGCCGTCCGCAGCGTGCCGGGTGCGTTGGTGGCGCTCATTTGGTGTTGTCCTTCAGCAGTCGGAGCTGGAGCACCGTGATGGCCATGATCACCACGAACAGGACGTACGCCATGGCACTGGCGTAACCCATGTGGAAGAAGTTGAAGCCTTCGCGGTACATGTTCAGCGAGACGGTGAGGGTCGAGTCGGAGGGCCCGCCCTGGGTCATCACGAACGGCTCCTCGAAGACGTTGAGGTAGCCGATGGTGGTGATGACCGTGGCGTAGAGCATCGTCGGCCGCAGCAGCGGGACGGTGATGCCCTTGAACTCCGCCCAGACACCCGTGCCGTCGAGGCGCGCGGCCTCCCGGACCTCGGTCGGGATGGCCTGGAGGCCGGCGATGAAGAGCACCATGACCGTACCGACGTTCCGCCAGACCGCCATGGCGATCATCGACGGCATGGCGAGCGCCTCGGACCCGAGGAAGTCCGGCCCGGTCAGGCCGACTTCGGAGAACAGGCCCGAGATCAGGCCGTCGCTCGGGTCGAGCACGAACCGCCACACCACGGCGACCGCGACGATGGTGGTGACCACCGGGGCGTAGAAGCCCACCCGGAAGAACGTCCGGGCGCGGTCGATGCCGTTGTTCAGCAGTACGGCGACGAGCAGGCCGATCCCGATGGTCAGCGGCACACCGACGACCACGAAGTAGCCGGTGTTGAGCAGAGACCTCAGGAACTTGTCGTCACCGAAGAGGTTGACGTAGTTCTCGAAGCCGATGAACTTCGCGTCCAGCGGGTGCGTCACGTTGCGCAGCCCGAAGTCGGTGAAGCTCATCACCAGGGTGGCGAGGATCGGGAAGGCCATGAAGACGAGGAACAGGACGAGGAACGGGGTGGAGAAGAGCCAGCCCGCCGCGTTCTGCCTCCCCAGCGGCTTCCTGCGGACCTGACGGCCCTGCGATGCGCCGGGCCCGGCGGCGGGCGACTTCGCGGTCGCCCGCCCCTGCGGTCCCTTGGCCGTCTGCGCGGCCTTTCCGGTCACGGTGCTCATGGCTCCTACTTCACGAGGCTTTCGATCTGGGACTGCGCGGTCTTCAGCGCGTCCTCGGCCGATGCCTTGCCCTGGGTCACCTTGGCGATGGCCTGGTCGACCTTGTCGGTGATCTCCGTCAGGTTCGAGAGGGTCGGGGACGCCTTGGCGGTGTCCATCTGCTTCTTGAAGACCTGGAGGTCGGCGTCGTCGGCGAGGGTGCCGGACGTCCACGCGTTGGTGTTCGCGGGAAGGTCCTTGGTGCGCTTGTACCAGTCGGCCTGGCCCTCGGTGCCGGTCAGGTACTTGATGAACTCGGTGGCCGCGGCCTTGTGCTCACTGTCCTTGGAGATCACCAGGGAGGAGCCGCCCGCCATCGAGGTGGAGGACGCGTCGGCCGGCACGTTCGCCACGGCCCACTTGCCCTTCAGCTGCGGCTGGCCCTCGTCGAGGAGGGTCACGTGCCACGGACCGCCGAAGAACATCGGGACGCGGCCGTTGCCGAAGTCCTTCACCACGTCGTAGCCGGGCTGCACCGACTTGTTGGAGAGGCCCTTGTCGAAGTAGGAGCCGTACTCCTTCAGCGCCTTGACGGCGGCGGGGCTGTCGATGACGACCTTGCCCTTGTCGTCGATGATCGAGCCGCCGGCCGAGTACAGGAACGGGTAGAAGTTCTGCACCGTGTCCAGGCCGCTGGGCTGGATGGAGAGGCCCCACTTGGTGCCCGCGTCCTTCTGGTACGCGGTGGCGAGGGCCTGCATCTCCTTCCAGGTGGTCGGAGCCTTGGTGATGCCGGCCTTCTTCGCCAGGTCGGTGCGGTAGTAGAGGACCCGGGTGTCGACGTACCACGGCACGCCGTAGGCGGTGCCGTCCACCTCGCCCTGGCTCCAGCCCGACGGGAAGTAGTCCTTCTCGTCGAAGGTCTTGGTGTCGACCGGCTCCAGCACACCGAGGTCGGAGAACTCGCCCATGTAACTGCCGCCCATCTGGGCCACGTCCGGCATGGTGCCGGCGGCAGCGGCGGAGACCAGCTTCTGGTGGGCGACGTCCCAGCCGACCGGAGTCACCTTCACCGTGACGTTCGGGTGGGCCTTCTCGTAGACCTTGGCGACGTCGGCGAGCTTCTCGCCCTCGGCACCCATGGCCCAGACGGTCAGCGTCTGCTTCTTGTCGGCGGCGACGGAGTCGCCACCCGAGCCGCCGCAGGCGGTGATGCCGAAGGCGAGAGCGGCCGCTATCCCGGCGGAGACGGTGATTCTGGCGGTGCGGGGCATGGAGGGCTCCTCCTTGAGCAATCCGAATGTATGCGCTGCCTGTAAGCGCATACATCACTGTGCGACACACGTTCAGAAATCCGCAAGAGGGTTCTGCGTCACATTCCGGCAAAGTCCCGGACATGCGGAAGGTGCCTTTGGAACGGTAAGTGCCAGGTATGTGAAAGATGAACTGGTGTGACCGATTCGTCAGGCTTGGGGAGGTACCCGGCCCGGCCGGAGGGGTCGTTACTGTCGTGCGTATGCCCTCACTTGCCCACGCGTTCCCCTTCGACCCGCGCCACGGCCACACCCGCGAGAGTCTGTCGGGCGTCCCCGCCCCCGCCGCCCCCGAGGGCTTCGACGCGTTCTGGCGCGGCCGGTACGCGGAAGCCCGGGAGGTCGACACGGCGCCGGAGCTCGGCCCGGTGGAGGAGGAGCGGGACGGCGTACGCGTCCACGGGATGACGTACACCTCGGTGGGCGGGGTACGGCTGGGCGGCTGGGTCGCCCTCCCGGACGGCACGTCCCCGCCCGGGGGCGCCGGCGCCCGTGGCGCGGCCCGGTACGGCTTCGTCGTCGGACACGGCTACGGCGGGCGCGACCGGCCCGGCCCGGACCTGCCGCTCCCGCTGCCCGGGGCCGCGGCGATCCTGCCCTGCGTACGCGGGATGGGCACCCGGGGACGCGTCCCGGGCATCCCGGACACCGCGGACGCGCACGTCCTCACCGGTATCGGCGCCCGCGACACGTACGTCATCGGCGACTGCGTGGCCGACCTCTGGTGCGCCGCCTCCGCGCTGCTCACGCTCGCCCCCGAGCTGGAGCTGCCGGGAGCCCCGCGCCTCGGCTACCTCGGCGAGAGCTTCGGCGGCGGGCTCGGCGCCCTCGCGCTGCCCTGGGACGCGCGGTTCGGCGCCGCCCAGCTCACCGTGCCGACCTTCGGCAACCACCCGCTGCGCCTCACGCTCCCGTGCACCGGCAGCGGCGAGGCGGTCCGCGCCCACCACCGGGAACACCCCGAAGTCACCGAGGTGCTGGCGTACTTCGACGCGGCGACGGCCGCCACCCGGCTGACCCTGCCGACCCTGGTCGCGGCGGCCCTGTTCGACCCCGCCGTACCGCCGCCGGGCCAGTTCGCCGTGTACAACGCGCTGGCCGGGGCGCGGGAGCTGAAGGTGCTGACCGCGGGGCACTTCGCGTACCGGGGCATCGCGGAGGAGGTCCGGGAGCTGCGCGCGCACCGGGCACGGTTCTTCGGCGAGCACCTCGGGCGGTGAGGTGCGGCGCGGCCGGGAAGCGCGCGAGGGTGCGCGTCAGCGGCCCCGGCGGACGCGGCCCGCGGGCCGGCTGACGCCCATCGGCGTGAGGCCGGCGGGCAGGGCCAGGCTCCAGACCGGGTGGACCGCAGCCGCCGTGGCACCCGTCCACCGGCTTGGCGTCCTCCTGGCGGCGGGCGGGGGCGCGGGCGGGGCGGGGGCCGTCCCCCGCCTTCCCCGGCGACGGTCCCGCCAAAGTGTGCATGCAGGCGTCGTCGCCGGAGAGGCGGGACTTCCGCACCACGCGTCAGCCGCAGCCGCAGCTCTCCCGGCGGGCCAGGGCCACCGGGAGCTCCACCGAGACCGGGTCGCGGTCGCGGTCGCCGAGGCGTCGCACCAGCAGCTCCGCCGCCTCTTCGCCGAGCCGCCGGATGGGCTGGCGGACCGTGGTCAGGGTGGGGCGCACGAGACGGCTCAGCGGGATGCCGTCGAAGCCGGTCACCGCGATGTCCTGCGGCACCCGCACGCCCCGGCGTTCCAGCGCCTGGAGGGCCCCCACGGCCATCTGGTCGTTGGCGAAGAGCATCGCCTCGGGCCGGACGGTTCCGGCCTCGTCCGCGCGGTCGAGCAGCGCCTCGGCGGCGCGGGCGCCCTCCGCCTGGGTCATCATCGCGGTGCGCAGCTCGGGCTGGTCCGGTACGGGCAGCCCGGCCTCCCGGCACGCCTGCCGGAAGCCGTCGAACCGGGCCTCCGCGTCGGGGGAGTCCGCCTCACCGCCGACGAAGACCAGGCGGCGCAGCCCGTGGTCGTCGATGAGGTGCCGGGCGAGTTCGCGTTCGCCGTCCCGGTTGGCGACCTCCACGTGGTCGAGGTGGTCTATCTCGCGGGGGCCGGCGAGCATCACGACCGGGAGGCGGCGCGAGATGACGTCGAGGTCCTCGGTCGGCACGGTCCGCGCGAGGACGGCGAAGCCGTCGACCCGTCCCGCGACCTTCGCCACCAGGCTCTCCGGTCCGCCGTCCAGGGAGGCGGCGATCAGCAGGGCGTAGCCGTGCCGGCGGGCGGCCCGTTCCATGCCCCGGATGATCTGGTCGGAGTAGAGCATCACGGCGTTGTCGTCGTCGCCGTCGCTGAGCGCCGCCGCCGTCTCGGCGTCCGGGTCGGCGTAGTCGGGGAAGCAGAGCCCGAGGACGCCCGTGGTGCGGCTGGCCAGGCCCCGGGCGTTTCCGCTGGGTACGTAACCCAGCTCCCGGGCCGCCGCCAGGACCCGCTCCCGGGTCTGGGGCCGGACCGAGTCCGGGGTGCGGTACACACGGGAGACCGTGGCGATGGAGACGCCGGATCGTTCCGCGACGTCGTACACCGTGGGGGCACTCACTCGACCGGGACCGTCCGCTTCTTCGTGCGCGGCCACATGCCCGAAGCGTGCGCCGGCTGCCTGCTCCTGATGCCGCCACCGCGCACGACGGGAACCCGCACGGTCGGAACGTGCATGATCGGAAAACGCGCGATGAAAGCGCATTCACCCTAGATCGCGGGGGTGCGGAGGCACAAGGTGACGTTCCGGACATCACCCGAAGAGGGGGTGCGGCCGGTCGGCGCCGTGCGGCATGCACCCGGCCGGGCCCGACCGGCGCCGGTGCGGCATGCGCGCGGCCGTCGTTCGGGGGGTGGTGGATTCCCGCCGACCTCGGGGCAGAATAGACAGGCAAACTTGCAAGATGGTCTACCCATCTTCTACGGTGGAGAAATGCCCGATACGACCGAAACCTCAGCCACACGGCCGGCCACGCCCCCTGCGGACGATCCCGCTCCGGACGTGGTGGCCGTGCGGCTCGCGGCGGTGGTGAGCCGGCTGCTCCGCAAGCTGCGTACCGAGTCCGCGGAGAGCCTGCTCACCCCGTCGCAGCGGTCCGTGCTGGCCCGGCTGGAGAGCGACGGGCCCGCCACCACGGCGGCCCTCGCGCGGGCGGAGTACGTACGCCCCCAGTCCATGCGGTTGACGCTCGCCGCGCTGGAGAGCCAGGAACTGGTCGACCGGGCCCCCG from the Streptomyces sp. NBC_01335 genome contains:
- a CDS encoding carbohydrate ABC transporter permease, whose amino-acid sequence is MSATNAPGTLRTAPKEQRPSTGSASKGSAPQAGKPRSGFRPGRVLVYVLLSVGLLVMSAPFLWMALSSFKTTSDLSASPPVWIPSTWTLDNFRELLDKLDLPLYFMNSVIVAVLVTVCNLVFCSMLGYALAKLKFAGQNKIFGLVLGALMVPGNLMLLPLFVLMSKLGLIDSYAGLVLPFAAGAFGVFLMRQFMQSIPDELLEAARMDGAGEWYIFWRIVMPLVKPALATLSIFTFLGSWNNFVWPLIATNDPDKYTLPVALATFATDPNKAGGSNGVLMAGAFLVVLPVLILFIALQRHFTQGIATAGMK
- a CDS encoding TPM domain-containing protein gives rise to the protein MTPPATRIRSSRPCRALLGVLFAAYWLAAGTAAPAWADNPVTLSRDGQITDRTGALGDRTGEVEAALDSLFDERRVQLFVVYVRDFSGRSSQSWADETATRNGLGQDDVLLAVATHDRQYAYSVDEASRLTDAELRDVASTAVVPALRVNDWAGAAIGAANGYAAVLAGQPVPSPSLSPGPADPGSSGSGGTDAGDFLLPVVLLVAVVAVAAYAFARRRRRAKTRTTPASTGWGTAAPGAAAAGEPPAPLPELDARAKELLVDTDDAVRTSEEELGFASAQFGEEAAAPFAAAVTRAKSELTASFRLRQQLDDAIVEDEPTQRRMLEEIISRCTAADEQLDAVAADFDRLRDLEQNAPQALSEVEATFRDLTGRAATAGSTLDAMRTDYAPSAAAPVADDVEQAKERLVFATSSLNQARQAVDGGDNSRAAVFVRAAESAVRQAATLVDAVERRAAELAEAASRVPAALTEMETDLADAHGLLRGTAQGVSTADLQGRIGRAEAVLADVRGEVAGGRHDPIDALRRLEEADAALDESLAGARERDQGNTRARPLLDQAMLSARSAISAAADYITTHRGAVGSQARTRLAEAQRHAEQAGQLAAGGDPQRALAEAQRADALAGQAQALAEQDVRAFDSRSGPGGMRGGGGGMGGAVLGGILLGGLLGGGGRGGGRGFGGGFGGGGGFGGGGFGGAGPGSFGGGGTRGRRGGGGRF
- a CDS encoding glycoside hydrolase family 1 protein; the encoded protein is MTHTPVQFPEGFLWGASTAAHQIEGNNTNSDWWVKEHSAGTNIQEPSLDACDSYHRWDEDMDLLASLGFTDYRFSIEWARIEPAEGHFSRAELAHYRRMVEGAVARGLRPMITLHHFTVPQWFEARGGWTAEGAVELFARYVSACAPVIASDVSHVCTINEPNMIAVMAGLAKRGEIGFPPAGLPFPDEDTTVAVIAAHHAAVKEVRAIDPSIKVGWSVANQVYQAQPGAEEVTAAYRQPREDVFIEAARGDDWIGVQSYTRTKIGADGPIPAPADVERTLTQWEYYPSAVGHALRHTAELVGPEVALIVTENGIATDDDTRRADYYAGALNEVAAGLEDGLNIQGYLAWSALDNYEWGSFKPTFGLIAVNLETFERTARDSAKWLGSLGRTRELPRLAG
- a CDS encoding cytotoxic translational repressor of toxin-antitoxin stability system, translating into MNRPQPDRERHEKFCVVEKWERVRDARGRTGTHHLTYELTLHDARVVRTRVSHPVDRTVYGAGMWGHILRDQLDVSEDEFWDCVLDGRLPDRGVPATPKEALPAELVYLLIHRAGLAEETVAGLTKEEAVDRLHQYWAEGP
- a CDS encoding prevent-host-death protein, yielding MSAVHYESYTEARTHFKDLLDAAGEGRVATVRRDSGRAAVVDAERLRHDLSLVRSVKAQAVAEAGGWSIFIPGLPVAADGATFDEAISEMVDALREYAEDWQDRLSTAPNHRDNWGLVQLIGLSDDEQLAAWLVGTDR
- a CDS encoding carbohydrate ABC transporter permease, producing the protein MSTVTGKAAQTAKGPQGRATAKSPAAGPGASQGRQVRRKPLGRQNAAGWLFSTPFLVLFLVFMAFPILATLVMSFTDFGLRNVTHPLDAKFIGFENYVNLFGDDKFLRSLLNTGYFVVVGVPLTIGIGLLVAVLLNNGIDRARTFFRVGFYAPVVTTIVAVAVVWRFVLDPSDGLISGLFSEVGLTGPDFLGSEALAMPSMIAMAVWRNVGTVMVLFIAGLQAIPTEVREAARLDGTGVWAEFKGITVPLLRPTMLYATVITTIGYLNVFEEPFVMTQGGPSDSTLTVSLNMYREGFNFFHMGYASAMAYVLFVVIMAITVLQLRLLKDNTK
- a CDS encoding PspA/IM30 family protein, whose protein sequence is MSKQTILGRVTQLAKANINALIDQAEDPQKMLDQLIRDYTNNIAEAEQAVAATIGNLRLMEQDHAEDVAAAKEWGGKALAASRKADELRTAGSAAEADKFDNLAKVALGRQLQSEKEARTAEPTIASQTEVVDKLKSGLDRMKAKLGELKAKRDELVARAKSAQAQNRMMDAVKSIDVLDPTSELNRFEEKVRREEARAVGKQELAASSLDAQFEQLDTMGDSAEVEARLAALKSPS